From Cannabis sativa cultivar Pink pepper isolate KNU-18-1 chromosome 8, ASM2916894v1, whole genome shotgun sequence, a single genomic window includes:
- the LOC115699091 gene encoding trifunctional UDP-glucose 4,6-dehydratase/UDP-4-keto-6-deoxy-D-glucose 3,5-epimerase/UDP-4-keto-L-rhamnose-reductase RHM1 produces the protein MATNYKPKNILITGAAGFIASHVCNRLIRNYPEYNIVVLDKLDYCSNLKNLLPSRSSPNFKFIKGDIGSADLVNFILLTESIDTIMHFAAQTHVDNSFGNSFEFTKNNIYGTHVLLEACKVTGQIRRFIHVSTDEVYGETEEDAVDGNHEASQLLPTNPYSATKAGAEMLVMAYGRSYGLPVITTRGNNVYGPNQFPEKLIPKFILLAMEGKPLPIHGDGSNVRSYLYCEDVAEAFEVILHKGEVGHVYNIGTKRERRVIDVAKEICSLFSMNPDTHIKYVENRPFNDQRYFLDDEKLKVLGWAERTTWGEGLKKTMEWYVKNPDWWGDVSGALLPHPRMLMVPGIERQFDGSDASDSISAFAVDKSTQSQNVVPASRNDPPAQKSSLKFLIYGRTGWIGGLLGKICEKQSIPYEYGKGRLENRSQLLADIQSTKPTHVFNAAGVTGRPNVDWCESHKPETIRANVVGTLTLADVCREHGLLLMNYATGCIFEYNDAHPIRSGIGFKEEDTPNFIGSFYSKTKAMVEELLKEYDNVCTLRVRMPISSDLNNPRNFITKITRYDKVVDIPNSMTILDELLPISVEMAKRNCRGIWNFTNPGVVSHNEILEMYKKYMDPNFQWSNFTLEEQAKVIVAPRSNNEMDASKLKNEFPELLSIKDSLIKYVFEPNKKTSA, from the exons ATGGCTACCAATTATAAACCAAAGAATATTCTTATTACTGGAGCTGCTGGCTTCATTGCATCCCATGTTTGCAACCGACTTATTCGGAACTACCCTGAGTACAATATTGTTGTACTTGACAAGCTTGATTACTGTTCAAATTTGAAGAACTTGCTTCCTTCCCGATCATCCCCCAATTTCAAGTTCATCAAGGGAGACATTGGCAGTGCTGACTTAGTCAATTTCATCCTGCTCACGGAGTCAATTGATACAATAATGCATTTCGCAGCTCAAACCCATGTTGACAATTCCTTTGGAAACAGTTTTGAATTTACTAAAAACAACATATATGGTACTCATGTCCTCTTAGAAGCCTGCAAAGTCACTGGTCAAATCAGAAGGTTCATCCATGTGAGCACAGATGAAGTGTACGGTGAAACAGAAGAAGACGCTGTTGATGGAAATCATGAGGCTTCCCAGCTCCTCCCCACAAATCCATATTCTGCTACAAAAGCTGGGGCAGAAATGCTTGTTATGGCATATGGGCGATCGTATGGATTACCTGTAATAACAACTAGAGGAAATAATGTGTATGGGCCTAATCAATTCCCCGAAAAGCTCATTCCAAAATTCATTCTCTTGGCTATGGAAGGAAAGCCACTTCCTATTCATGGTGATGGATCAAATGTTAGGAGTTATCTTTATTGTGAAGATGTTGCTGAGGCATTTGAAGTTATTCTTCACAAAGGTGAGGTAGGCCATGTCTACAACATTGGGACGAAAAGGGAGAGGAGGGTGATTGATGTAGCCAAAGAAATATGTTCTCTCTTCTCCATGAACCCAGATACACATATCAAGTATGTGGAAAACAGACCATTTAATGACCAAAGATACTTTTTGGATGATGAAAAGTTGAAAGTGTTGGGCTGGGCTGAAAGAACTACCTGGGGGGAGGGTCTCAAGAAGACAATGGAATGGTATGTCAAGAACCCTGATTGGTGGGGAGATGTTTCTGGTGCATTGCTCCCTCATCCAAGGATGCTGATGGTGCCGGGAATAGAAAGACAGTTTGATGGATCTGATGCTAGTGATTCCATTTCCGCTTTTGCTGTAGACAAATCTACTCAGAGTCAGAATGTGGTTCCAGCTTCTAGGAACGATCCACCTGCTCAGAAGTCATCCCTGAAGTTTCTGATTTATGGTAGAACAGGATGGATTGGAGGTCTTCTTGGGAAAATCTGTGAGAAGCAAAGTATACCTTATGAGTATGGAAAGGGAAGATTGGAGAATCGATCACAGCTCTTGGCAGATATTCAAAGTACTAAACCAACCCATGTCTTTAATGCTGCTGGAGTGACTGGCAGGCCCAATGTAGATTGGTGTGAAAGTCATAAACCCGAGACAATTCGGGCAAATGTTGTTGGTACATTAACTCTGGCAGATGTGTGCAGAGAGCATGGCCTCCTACTGATGAATTATGCCACTGGTTGCATCTTTGAGTACAATGACGCGCATCCAATAAGATCTGGCATTGGATTTAAGGAGGAAGACACTCCTAATTTCATAGGATCTTTTTACTCTAAAACCAAAGCCATG GTGGAAGAACTATTGAAAGAATATGACAATGTTTGCACCCTAAGAGTTCGAATGCCAATATCATCTGATCTAAACAATCCTAGGAACTTCATCACAAAGATTACACGTTATGACAAAGTGGTTGACATTCCAAACAGTATGACTATCTTAGATGAGCTACTTCCCATTTCAGTTGAGATGGCGAAGAGGAACTGCAGGGGCATTTGGAACTTCACAAACCCAGGTGTTGTGAGCCACAATGAGATCCTGGAGATGTACAAGAAATACATGGATCCAAATTTTCAGTGGTCAAATTTCACGCTAGAAGAACAGGCGAAGGTGATCGTTGCACCTCGCAGCAACAACGAAATGGATGCATCTAAGTTGAAAAATGAGTTCCCTGAGTTGTTATCAATCAAGGATTCACTTATCAAGTATGTGTTTGAACCCAACAAGAAAACCTCTGCCTGA